From the Aquarana catesbeiana isolate 2022-GZ linkage group LG10, ASM4218655v1, whole genome shotgun sequence genome, the window gaccctaagggcctggtatggattgaccCCCACACTGATTTATCTTATCTTAAaattttattgctggcaattctttggttttcattcagctgtcagcgggaaacccgCCGACTGCTGATGAGTCATTAGTtgtagaaaattgtataatgtacggcCTCCCTTACTCCTCTTCTGGTCCTTCCATCGCTGCAACTCTTCGTTCCATTATTATGCGTTTGTAATTCATTTCCTCTGTCACCCCAAGTTCTTCTTTCGTCACGGCTACTAGTTCTTTTGTCGTTGCGACGTTTACTTCTATTGCTGCGACTCCTTGTTCAATTATTTTGATTGTTTTTTGATACATTTCTTCTTTCTCTGCAAGTTCTTTTTTAGTCTTtatgcagagttccacccaaaaatggaacttccgcttttctgaaccctcccctccTCCGTTCTCACAttaggcacctttcagggggggagcagatacctgtctaatacaggtattttgctctcacttccgggcatagatacccgagccagcCGCCGGTATCTACGCCCCTTCCGTCCCCCCccacctgctgtcttctgggagacactcaggtcccagaagacagcagggaccagtgacattgcgcagcgcgagtcgcgcatgcgaagtagggaaccaggaagtgaagcctcaaggcttcactgcctgaatcccttaccgaagatggcgagaGCCGAGGGCCGAGGGATCGATCGGCTTctggtgctgacatcgcgggcgccctggacaggtaagtgtccttattttaaaactcAGCagatgcagtgtttgtagctgctgacttttaaaaaaaaaaaaaaaaatttggcagaccTCCTCTTTAGTCTAAGTCTTCTTCCCTCACTTCTTTCTTAGTGACCACCGGCTCTTCTTTTTCTCTGTAGATTTAGCTTGCATCTTTGCAAGTTCTTCTTGCGCCGCTGCGAGTTCTTGTTCCCTCGCCGCCAGTTCTCTTTTAGTCACTGATAGTTCTTCTTTCATTGCAGTGACTCCTTCTTCAACCTCTATGAGTATTTCTATATACTCTTTTTCTTTGTCTGCCAATCTTTTTTGCGTTGCGGTAAGTTCTTTTTCCTTCACTGCCAgttcttcttttctattttctgaTAATTTTTCTTGCATCTTTGCAAGTTCTTGTACCCTCACTACCAGTTCTTGCGCCTCTGCAAGTTTTTGTTTAGTCACTGAGAGTTCTTCTTCCATCGCTGCAACTTCTTCCGTCGATGTGTGTCTTTTTTCCATTATTGTGCACACTTCAGTCAGCTGTGTGTGCATTTTGTTCCTCTCAGTGATTCCTCCTTCCATATCTCCGCTTTCATCTTCTTCCATCACGATGCATACTTCATCCTTTGCTGTGCATCTTTCTTCCATCACCGCCGGGACATCTTTTTCCTCTGCGCCTCCCATCTCTAGGAGTCCTTCTTCCATTGTCTTTAGACTGTCCCTCTTTCTTGCTCTGCAGCAGCAACAAATTCTGTGGAGATAAAGAAAGAAATGTTATAAGAATGTGTCCATAAACCAGCAAAAATGTTCAGAATTAATAGCTGACGCCACTTAAATCTGTGTTTGATAGAAAACAAATAGTCACACGCCATCACCCCATTTGTTACTGTTACCAGCAGCCTCAGTTCATTCACCCCTCCCCATAGAACAAATGTTAGAGGTGCTTTAATCTCATGATGACCAGTGAGGGGCTTGTGCTGCTAAACCCCGGGCAATAATCACAGAAAACACACCGCCTCGGTCTGATCAACTGCCCACCTATAGGAAAAGTGGTAAATATTGGGAGGGGGGAGGGCTCAGATAAAGTGGGTGATAGCATGAAGACGTGTAATGGAGAAAACCTATGAAGAATGTGCAATAACTTACCTGAAGTAAAGTCCTACTGCAACGAAGACGATTAGCAGTAGAACACCGACTCCAACAAAGGTCCACACTAATGGAGAGAGCTTATTTCTCTGCAGTTGATCGATGATCTTGGTGATAAATTTCACATCGGGATCAATAACTAGTTTTCCTGTAGTAGTAGTCTCCATTGTTGTTGTCGTTGTCACTGTCATTGTTGGAGACATCATGGGGACCTCCTCAGTAGAAGTGTTTGGAGGGGTCTCCCTCTGTATCTCCAGGTTTCTTTGTCCCTCCTTGACCGTctcggtatcagcggtctcagaggaaGTGTCTGGAGGGGTCTCCCTCTGTATCTCCACATCACtttggtcctccctgaccgtctCGGTATCAGCGGTCTCGGTGGAAGTGACTGAAGGGGTCTCCCTCTGTATCTCCAGGTTTCTTTGGTGCTTCCTGACCATctcggtatcagcggtctcagaggaagtgtctggaggggtctcccattgtttttccaggttggtttggtcctccctgaccgtctcggtgtcagcggtctcagaggaagcgtctggaggg encodes:
- the LOC141109928 gene encoding uncharacterized protein encodes the protein MVRKHQRNLEIQRETPSVTSTETADTETVREDQSDVEIQRETPPDTSSETADTETVKEGQRNLEIQRETPPNTSTEEVPMMSPTMTVTTTTTMETTTTGKLVIDPDVKFITKIIDQLQRNKLSPLVWTFVGVGVLLLIVFVAVGLYFRICCCCRARKRDSLKTMEEGLLEMGGAEEKDVPAVMEERCTAKDEVCIVMEEDESGDMEGGITERNKMHTQLTEVCTIMEKRHTSTEEVAAMEEELSVTKQKLAEAQELVVRVQELAKMQEKLSENRKEELAVKEKELTATQKRLADKEKEYIEILIEVEEGVTAMKEELSVTKRELAAREQELAAAQEELAKMQAKSTEKKKSRWSLRKK